The genomic region AACATCGTCACCGACCGGTACAGGGCGAAGGCGGCCCGCCCCAACGAGGTGGCTCAGACCGAGACGGTCACGCCGGTCCACCGTGACCACTCCGAGGAGGTGGTCGACTCGGTGGTCATGATGAACGCGCTCAACCAGCTCAAGCCCGAACACCGGGACGTCCTGGTGGAGATCTACTACCGCGGCCGCACGGCGTCGGAAGCCGCGGGACGGCTGGGCATACCGGAGGGTACGGTCAAGTCCCGCGCCCATCACGCCCTCAAGGCATTGCGCAAGTTGTACACCCCCAGCAACCCCGGGAGTGCCCTGAAGCTTCGAAAGGTGGGGGCGGCGTGAGCACGCAGCAGCATCCGAACGGCGAACTGCTCGGCGCCTACGTTCTGGGCGTCCTGGAGACAGGCGAGCGGTCGACACTCGAGGAACACACCGCCGAGTGCGAGGAATGTCGAATGGAACTGACCGCGCTTCAGGAGATGGAGGCGGCACTCGGCGAGGTTCCACCGGAGGCGTTCCTCGAAGGCCCGCCCGAGGACGGGGACCTGCTGCTCCAGCGCACCCTGCGTCAGGTGCGCGCCGAGCAGGCGAGCGCTTGGCGGCGCCGGTCCCTGGCCGTGGGGCTGGGTGCCGCCGCGTCGGCGGCGATCCTGTTCCTCGGGGGCTACGCGGCAGGGGGCAACGACCCTGGAGGCGCCACAGCGGCCCTTCCCTCCGCTTCTCCCTCCACCTCACCGTCCACGTCGAGCTCGCCACCCCCCGAGGGGATCAGGGTCGCGGCGGCGACGGACAGCGGCACGAAGGCCTCGATGACGGTGGAGCTCACTCCGGCGAGCGAGTGGGTCCGCGTGAACGCCTCGGTCGCCGGAGTCCCGGTCGGTGAGCGGTGCCGGCTGGTGGTGGTCTCCAAGGACGGACACCAGGAGACGGCCGCGAGTTGGGTCGTCTCCCCCGGCCCCGCCCCGACGGCCAGCCCCCGGCCCGGCGAGGGCGGCCTCAACGGCTCCGCGGCCGTGGCGCCCGACGAGGTCGATTCGGTGCTCGTGGTGAACGACCAAGGCAAGCAGTACGTCGGCGTCGACATGTGAGATCCGGCCCGAGACAGCAGGAGATCCCCCGGACGCTTCGCCGGGGGATCTCGCTGTGGACGCCCCGGCCGTCGTTGCCGGTGTCGTAGATCCGCGAACTCCGGGTGATGCCGTCGGGGCTGGACCAGCGGAAGCGGACGCCCTGCGAGGACGGCCCTGGACGAGCCGGTGAGGGTGATGCGGGAACCGGACAAGAGGGCCCCTCGGCGGCGGGGATCACCGACAAGTCGGCACGTGCGTCCCGACGTTCACTCCCGGATGTGAACGCCCCGAACTACGGATGCCGTCAGGGCTCTTGATACGGACGGGGTCCCTTGCTTCTCTACTGATAGGAAAGTTTCCTATTGGATAGCTATGTGATCGGAGTTCGCATGACGGCACCCCCACGGTCGTTGCGCCCCGCTGTGCTCGCGGCCCTGCTCAGCAGCGTCCTGCTCCTGCTCGTGAGCGTCCTCCCCACCACCTCCGCCTCCGCGACCACCGACCGGAAGGCCGCGACACCCGCGGCGACCACACCGGTCGGCATCAACGGACAGCTCCAGGTCTGTGGCACCAAGCTGTGCAACAGCCGCGGAAACCCCATCCAACTGCGCGGCATGAGCACACACGGCACCCAGTGGTACCCGCACTGCCTGACCAGCGGTTCGCTCAACGCCCTGGCGCAGGACTGGACGGCCGACGTCCTGCGTGTCTCGACCTATGTGCAGGAGGGCGGGTACGAGACGAACCCGCAGCACTTCACCAACCTCGCCCACTCGCTCATCCAGCAGGCGACGGACCGTGGCATGTACGTGATCGTCGACTGGCACATGCTCACCCCCGGTGACCCGAACACCAACCTGAGCAAGGCGCGGCAGTTCTTCACCGACATCGCCAACCGCAACAAGGACAAGAACAACATCCTCTACGAGATCGCCAACGAACCCAGCGGGGTGAGCTGGTCGCAGATCAAGAGCTACGCGGAGCAGATCATCCCGACCATCCGCGCCATCGACTCCGACGCCCCCGTACTGGTCGGGACCCGCGCGTGGTCCTCGTTCGGCGTCTCCGAGGGCGCCGACGAGTCCGAAGTGGTGAACAACCCGGTCCGGGCGACCAACATCATGTACACCTTCCACTTCTACGCGTACTCGCACCGCGACGAGTACCTGGAAACCCTCTCGCGTGCCGCCGACCGGCTCCCGGTCTTCGTCACCGAGTTCGGCACCCAGAACTACGCCGGCGAAGGAAGCAACGACTTCGCCATGTCCCAGCGCTACCTCGACCTCATGGCGAGCAAGAAGATCAGCTGGACGAACTGGAACTTCTCCGACGACAACCGTTCCGGGGCCGTCTTCAAGACCGGAACCTGCGACAGCAACGGGCCCTGGACCGGCACCTCGCCCCTGAAGCCCGCGGGCGTGTGGATCCGTGACCGCATCGCGACACCCGACAACTTCCCGGTCACTGACTCCTGATCGCCGAAGTCGTTCGGACCGGGACCGGGCCCGACACGCGGCAGGGAACCGGCGGCGGATACCGGAGGTGCACACCCTCGCCTGACCGAACGCCCGTATGG from Streptomyces sp. NBC_00878 harbors:
- a CDS encoding glycoside hydrolase family 5 protein; this translates as MTAPPRSLRPAVLAALLSSVLLLLVSVLPTTSASATTDRKAATPAATTPVGINGQLQVCGTKLCNSRGNPIQLRGMSTHGTQWYPHCLTSGSLNALAQDWTADVLRVSTYVQEGGYETNPQHFTNLAHSLIQQATDRGMYVIVDWHMLTPGDPNTNLSKARQFFTDIANRNKDKNNILYEIANEPSGVSWSQIKSYAEQIIPTIRAIDSDAPVLVGTRAWSSFGVSEGADESEVVNNPVRATNIMYTFHFYAYSHRDEYLETLSRAADRLPVFVTEFGTQNYAGEGSNDFAMSQRYLDLMASKKISWTNWNFSDDNRSGAVFKTGTCDSNGPWTGTSPLKPAGVWIRDRIATPDNFPVTDS
- a CDS encoding sigma-70 family RNA polymerase sigma factor, producing the protein MAILRSRGPQATSHEALIRTLYAEHGKALLAYATRLTGDRASAEDVVQETLIRAWRHPEVIADPQGSLRGWLLTVARNIVTDRYRAKAARPNEVAQTETVTPVHRDHSEEVVDSVVMMNALNQLKPEHRDVLVEIYYRGRTASEAAGRLGIPEGTVKSRAHHALKALRKLYTPSNPGSALKLRKVGAA
- a CDS encoding zf-HC2 domain-containing protein, with the translated sequence MSTQQHPNGELLGAYVLGVLETGERSTLEEHTAECEECRMELTALQEMEAALGEVPPEAFLEGPPEDGDLLLQRTLRQVRAEQASAWRRRSLAVGLGAAASAAILFLGGYAAGGNDPGGATAALPSASPSTSPSTSSSPPPEGIRVAAATDSGTKASMTVELTPASEWVRVNASVAGVPVGERCRLVVVSKDGHQETAASWVVSPGPAPTASPRPGEGGLNGSAAVAPDEVDSVLVVNDQGKQYVGVDM